The genomic region GGCGCGTGTACCTCGATCCGCGGGTGAACGCTATGCTGCGCTTGCCTTTGGCAAAATTCAGCAGTGGAAAAACGCTCGAGGGGAGCCTCTCGGCGGGATGGGGCAAGCATAGCAAGCTGCCGACACAGGAAATGTTATACCCACAGGATATTTACGACGACATCGAGCAGCTCAACTATTACCACAACAACAAAGATTATCGGCGGGTGCACTACCGCACTTATATTTTCTCGCAGACAAACCCCGCGCTGGAGTCGGCGGTGAATGTAAAGCGTGAGGCTCGGCTGGGGCTGAGCTACGGCGGGCATTCGCTGTATGTGACTTACTTCAACGAGAAGATGGACAACGGATTCCGCAAGATGAGCGATTACCACAAGGTTTCCTACAAGAAATACGACACCTCGGGCATCGACAGCAACAACCTCACCGAGGCGCCACGCGTGGAGCAATTGCCCTTCGAGGAAAAAAATCAATTGGTGCTGCGGAGTTTGGAGAGCAACGGCTCGGCGACAGACAAGCAAGGGGTGGAATTTCAGTATGCAGGCAAGCGTTTGCCCTTGCTGCATACGCGGATGACCCTCAGCGGAGCGTGGCTGCGTACGCGCTACTACAACTCGCAAGCTGCGCTGCGATTTGCCAGCACAATGACCATTAACAACCGCACTTACTACCATCTGGGCGTTTATCCCGAGGTGGAACGCTATGACCGCGAACGTTTTCAGAGTAGTTTTACTGCTGACACGTATCTCGAAGCACTCGGGCTTATCACCTCGCTGCGTTGCGACCTTGTGTGGTACACCTTAGACCAAAATCCGCCTGTGAGCGGGGTGCCGACGCACTACATCAGTGAAGATGGGGTGCGACATCCTTACACGGAGAGCGAGCGCAATGATTATCTATTGCAATTTCTCACCTATCCCACCTCCCGCGGGACGTCGCTGCGAGTGCCGATGTCAATGCACTTGCATTTAAAGATTTCGAAGCAGTTTTACCACTACTTCACCGCGTCGATGTACGTGAACAATCTTTTTAATTATGCCGAAAGTTATCAGAGCAACGGCTTATGGGTAAACCGCAAAGGCGTGGTTGATCCTTATTTCGGTATGGAGATGAATATTAATTTTTAACTATATTTTCAAATGAAAAACTTGAAATACATCATTGTGATGATTGCGCTGCTAGCAATCGCTGTGGGTTGTAAGAAGGACGACAACTCCGACCCTTCTGACAACGGCAAAGGCACCCTCTCGCTGGAGATAAAGGCGCCTGAAAAGATGGAAATCGCTAAGTATAAAACCATCACCTTTACTTTCACCGAGCTGAATACTGCCAAGACAACGGTAAAGACCTACGAAAATACCAACGCAAAGATGTTTAACTTTGCTATTCCCCACGGAAGTTATGAAGTAAAGGTGGATGCAAAAGCCCAGTACAAGTTCAACAACGAAGAAAAGGAGGGTGATTTTAGTGCGTTCATCAATAAAGTAGATTTAAATACTGCCGCTATAACGCAACAGGTTGACCTTTCATTAAAATTGTTCGGGAAGGATTTCATCATAGAAGAAATTTTCTATAACGGTACCTTGACGCCTGAAAACAAACAATACATTGGCGATTAATATATCAAGTTATACAACAACACTGAAAAAACACTTTATGCCGATGGGTTGCTATTTGCCGACTCACGATTCTTGACAAGTGATACCGATGTGTACACCCCCGACATAATGAAAGAAGCGTTTACTACCGAGGGGATTGTTCAAATCCCTGGTGATGGAACAAAATATCCTGTAAAACCTGGTGAATACATCATTATTGCTGAACAAGGCATTAATCACAAAGAGAAAAACTCTAATTCTGTAGACTTATCAAAGGCAAATTTCGAGAACTTCTATCCGAATATGAAGGATGTTGATAATCCTCAGGTGACCAACACCATTGTTTTATACGAAAAACTTATATTCCACAACAGAGGCTATCGAAGCTATGTAATTGCTCGTCTGCCGAAGGGGATGACCTCTGAAACATTCCTTAAAGATTATAAGTACGAGTATAGCTACAAAACTGTCGCAGGGATAAAAACACGCGATGCGATGAAGATACCTAATGAATGGATCGTCGATGCGGTAAATCTGTGTTCGAAGGATGATTTTAAACGCATTGTAACCGATCCTTCACTTGATAGCGGATGGAGCTATTCAGGTTTAAACAGGAACGACAAGAACCGCTATGGAAAATCTGTTCGTAGAAAAGTGCTGTCAGAGAACGGCGGGAAACCTATCTTCCAAGATACAAACAATTCCACCGACGACTTTGTAATCACTGCGCCGCCTACAATGTTTAAATAATGCTGCACTCGGTATACAGTTGTGGCAGATTACAAAACAAAGTCATTTACTATTTTTTTCATTGAAAACTACCTGAAAGCGCACTTCTGTATACAAAAAGAGGTTGTATTTACCCTAAAATAGCACTCCGAGAGCCTATTTTAGGGTATTTACAAGCTCAAAAACTATTTTTTATAGCTTGCCCCGATGTGGGAAAATTACTTTCTAAACTTTTTTACGCTTTCCCCGACGTGGAAAATCATTTTTGAAAGTTTTTTTGGCTTGCCCCGATGTGGGAAAGCTATTTTCTGAAGTTTTTTTTTCTTATCCCGACGTGGGACGGCAACTAAAAAAAGTTTTTTAGGCTTGTACAGCTGTGAGCTGATCACTTTCTGAACTTTTTTGCACTTGTACAGACGTGGGACGGCAATTAAAAAAAGTTTTTTAGGATTGCAAATGTATGCGACGGTTAGTTTCAGAAGTTTTTTGCACTTGCGCAGCTTGCGCAAATCACTTTCTGAACTTTTTTTGACTTGCGCAGCTTGCGCAAATCACTTTCTGAAGTTTTTTTGGCTTGCGTGAGCCACGCAAATTACTTTCTGAACAATTTTAGACAATCCGATAGATCGGACGGTTAGTTTCAGAAGTTTTTTAATCAATCCGAGTACTCGGACGGTTAGTTTCTGAACTTTTTTAGTCAATCCGAGGTGTCGGACGATGAGTTTCAGATTTTTTTTGACGATCCGAGAGGTCGGACGGTTAGTTTCAAAAGTTTTTTACACTTGCTCAAGCTGAGCAAGAAAGAAATTTTTCTCAGGATAAAAATTCACAGCTCAATAATTTTTGTTTTAAAAAATAAACACTTAAAAATAATTTAAATGAGGATACTTTCAAAACTCATTATCATTATCATCGCTGCATTATCAATAGTCTCTTGCAGGAAAGACGAGAATACAAACGATGGCGAGCGCCTTCTCAACCTTACGCTTATCGCCCTCGAAGGTGAAAAAATACTCTCGTATAATGAGCTTACCATCCGCCTTAAAGAACTCAATACGGGCGGCGTGATTACCAAAAAATACACCGATTTACAGAGCCTCACGCTAAGCATTCCCCTTGCCGCAGGAAGTTACGAGGTGTCGGTAGAGGGCAGACTAACGTATCAGCGTGGCAATGAGAAGCTGACAGGCAGCGTATCGGCATTTTCGGAAAAGATTGACCTCACGGAGCCTTCGACCCACAAATCGCTGCAATTGATGCTTAAACAAACCGCTCAGGATCTAATCCTCGAAGAGATATTTATCTCTGGAACGCGTACACCCGAAGGAAAACAGTATATCGGGGATAGTTACATAAAGCTGTACAACAATACTGATGAGATATTGTATGCCGACGGACTGCTGATCTTACAATCTTTTTTTGAAACGAATGCCAAAGTGCAGCATAGCCCTAACATCATCGCTGAGGCTTTTAATGTGGATGCGGTGCAGCAAATCCCTGGCAGCGGAAAGGACTATCCCGTGCTGCCCTATACGTCCATCATCATTGCAACTGACGCGATCGACCACAGGGAATATAACAAGAACTCAATCGACCTGCGGCAGGCGAATTTTGAAATAAAAAAGTCGGATGACGACGAGGATCCCGACAATCCACAAGTGCCTAACCTGAATAATATTCTCGGAGAGCTGGTGCTTAGCAATCAAGGCAATAAATCGTTTGCCATCGCACGTCTGCCCAAAGGAATGACTGCCAGCCAATATCTCGCTGAGTACAAATACAATTACACTTACAGAGAAACAGGGATGGACTTTGATATCCCACAAGAAAACTACAAAATTCCTAATCAGTGGATTGTCGATGCGGTAAATCTCGCTCCGAAAGAGGAGTTTCAGTGGCTGCTCACCTCTGAAGCGCTCGACAGCGGATGGACGTACAGCTCCGAGCATCAAGGCGACAACGGGCGTTATGGGATGGCAGTGCGCCGCAAGGTATCAAATAGCGAGGCAGGCAAGATATACTATCAAGACACGAATAACTCCACCGTGGATTTCATCCCGAGAGTGCAAGCCTCACTGATAAAATAGTACGACGATGAGAGCATATTTTCTTACACCTTTATTTATAGTGATGAGCGCCTCCCTCTGGGGTCAGGTGCCCGATACGCTTTATCGAAATTTAAAAAATGAGTACGGCATACGCAATTTTGTGCGCAGCATCACCAAAAATCCTTCGCTGATGAGCAGTTGGGGCAGTGATTCGTTCTCCACCGTTGAGGCGCACTATGGCAAAAGCGAAAACGAGGCATACGCAAAGCAGTTTCCCAGTGGCACCGAAGGATTTGGCGTGCGGGCGGAGTCGTTCTTAGAATATAAGAATGGGAAAAGGCTCTGGGGAAGTGCCAGTTATCAAAATCAAAAGGAAAAAGATCTTCGCTGGAACGAATCGATCGATCGCACGCTGATATATCCGTATTTCACTGCGGATTCTATCGGTGGAGATATGCAAACGGAGCGCTACGCTTTTGCGGGCGGCTATCTGAAGCATTATAAAAGGTTCGGCTGGGGGGCAGCGCTCAATTACGCTGCCAAACTGGCAAGCCGCAATAGGGATCCACGTCCGAAAAACATCAGTTCAGACCTTCGCATCAAAGCGGGAGGTGCGCTGAGGGATTTCTACCATCTCACGCTCGCCCTGCACGGAAGTTTCGAGAAATACACACAATCCAACGACATTAAGTTCTTCAGCGAAACAGGGCAACCCTCTGTATACCATCTCAATGGCTTGGGCTACTACAATAATTTACTGAAAGGAAATCATCTGCGAGGCATCTACGACGGTTACGGCTATGGCGCAGGGGCGCAGGTCGTCAATCAGCGTGGCAACTGGTATCTCGCTGTGGATTACGAGCGTCTCCAAGTGGAAAAATATATCCCCGACGAAAACAATGTCGTCGCCTCCACACTTGTAAATAGCCAATGGAATGCTGAGATCACAAAACTCTTCCATAAAAAATCGTACGCTTATGGGCTGAAGCTCAGCTACTCCAATAGACAAAAAGCAGGAATAGAGCCGCTCCTCTCCGCCCGCAATAGCAACGGAGCTGAAGTACTTTCTACCCACAAAAATTACACTTTAAAGACTGCCGACTATCGCCTGAGCCTTATTTTCATCAGCGAAGGAGAGTCGCAGTTGCTCATCAGTCCGTACGTGAGCTATCAAACCCACCGTGAGGATTATACACTCATTGAAAGCTTTGAGCATTTTAGCTACCTTGCTGCAGGACTTCATCTGAGCTATACACAAGCCTTCCAGAGAAAGCATTATCTCTGTTACACTCTCGATTGGCTAAGCCGCCGAACGCTCAGTAAAGAATATCTATTGCGGAACGACAGCCAGAGAAGTCTCTCACAAATGCTCGCCGATAATGCGCAGTACCTCTCCTCGGATGAGCACCGCCTCACGCTGGGCATTGAGTACAACCACCGTCTGCACGACAATCTCAGCCTTTTCACCCGTGTAGGCAGTGCGATAGCCCTTTTCCCAAAGCGCGTAAATTACCTGCATAGCCTCAGCATAGGCATTCACTTCTAAGGCAGTAAAAAGAAAATCCTCCTTACTCCGAAGAATAAGAAGGATTTCATGAATGACAATAGTATTAATGCAATTAAATTGCCTCATTAAGATATGATTTGAGCATCCAGACATTCTTCTCTTGCTCAACCACTAAATCGCTAATCAGGGTGTTTGTCCCCTCGTCATTCAACTCATCTGATAAGTCAAGGAGAGGTCGCTCCACACGTAGCAATTCACTAATGCTATCGATAACCAAGCGCACGGTTTTATCATCGTCAAAAACGTTTTCGCCTACTGGCACCGTAGCGTGTTTCACATAGCTCGCAAACGTATGATAAGGCACCCCACCGAGTGTAAGGATACGTTCAGCAATCTCGTCAACTTGCTCTTGAGCAGCTGTGTAGAGATCCTCAAACTTTACGTGAAGCTCAAAGAAACGTTTCCCTTTGATGTTCCAATGCACCCCGCGCAAGTTCTGATAATACGTCTGATAGTTAGCCAACAATACGTTAAGCGCCTCAATTTCTTTTCCTAATTTGGCTTTATCAAGCCCTAAGCTGTTTAAACTCATGATTCTTATTATTTTTAATATTTTACAGCGCAAAGATACGACATTTCCGCATAATAGCAATACGCCATAGATAGATATTTTACATTTTAATATAATATTAATTGATATCCGAACGGACTCCAGACGAACACACAACGGATCGATAGCACAAATAGATGAAAAAATGACAAATCACCACTGCTGTCAAAAACAGATGTAATATAATGAAAACAAGCATTTTACAAAGTTTATTCCCGATTTTTAGCACAATAAAATTAAAATAAATTTTGACATTCGCGAAAAATATAGTATTTTTGCGCGCTCAGTAAGAAGTGAAACATAATGCAAATAGTTTATTATTCCATATTCGGCTTATGCGTGGCTTATGTGATTTATGTATTTGCTACGCAAGCTCGTACAAACTTAAAGCGCGAAAAAGCCATTGAAGAGATGCGTAAAAAATGGGAAGATGCTGTAGTTGACGAGCAAAAAACTAAGGATATCATCCACGGACTCATTAAGAGTACTTATGGCGATCCCACTCTGCACTTGATTGAAAAAAATCAATTCAAAGAGGGAATGTCCGACTATTTAGTAAAAATGGCTGTGGGCATACCCAACGAGGTGCAAAGTGCTGCTTTCAAAAGCTCCTCAACCGAGCGTTGGCACTATGACGCCCTTATATTCACATTCCAAAACGGTAAACTCATCGGTTGGGAGAAAAACAATAACCCGATGGCAAAAAAATAAAGATAATGCTAAAAGATTATTATGAAATATTAGGCGTTCACCAAACAGCCTCTCTCGACGAAATCAAAGACGCCTATAAAAAACTCGCTAAGGCTTTCCACCCTGATAAGCATCAGGGCGACGCTTTCTTTTCTGAGAAGTTCAAAAGCCTTCAAGAGGCCTACGCCGTATTCACCGACCCTGTAAAGAAGCAAGAATACGACGCACAATGGGCTGAGTTCCAGAAAAGCTCCAAGAAAAGAAAAGGCACTAAACAAAATAGAACTGCCAGACCTGAAAACAAAACAGAGAGAGATAC from Capnocytophaga haemolytica harbors:
- a CDS encoding DUF6850 family outer membrane beta-barrel protein; this encodes MRAYFLTPLFIVMSASLWGQVPDTLYRNLKNEYGIRNFVRSITKNPSLMSSWGSDSFSTVEAHYGKSENEAYAKQFPSGTEGFGVRAESFLEYKNGKRLWGSASYQNQKEKDLRWNESIDRTLIYPYFTADSIGGDMQTERYAFAGGYLKHYKRFGWGAALNYAAKLASRNRDPRPKNISSDLRIKAGGALRDFYHLTLALHGSFEKYTQSNDIKFFSETGQPSVYHLNGLGYYNNLLKGNHLRGIYDGYGYGAGAQVVNQRGNWYLAVDYERLQVEKYIPDENNVVASTLVNSQWNAEITKLFHKKSYAYGLKLSYSNRQKAGIEPLLSARNSNGAEVLSTHKNYTLKTADYRLSLIFISEGESQLLISPYVSYQTHREDYTLIESFEHFSYLAAGLHLSYTQAFQRKHYLCYTLDWLSRRTLSKEYLLRNDSQRSLSQMLADNAQYLSSDEHRLTLGIEYNHRLHDNLSLFTRVGSAIALFPKRVNYLHSLSIGIHF
- a CDS encoding Dps family protein, producing the protein MSLNSLGLDKAKLGKEIEALNVLLANYQTYYQNLRGVHWNIKGKRFFELHVKFEDLYTAAQEQVDEIAERILTLGGVPYHTFASYVKHATVPVGENVFDDDKTVRLVIDSISELLRVERPLLDLSDELNDEGTNTLISDLVVEQEKNVWMLKSYLNEAI
- a CDS encoding DUF4876 domain-containing protein codes for the protein MRILSKLIIIIIAALSIVSCRKDENTNDGERLLNLTLIALEGEKILSYNELTIRLKELNTGGVITKKYTDLQSLTLSIPLAAGSYEVSVEGRLTYQRGNEKLTGSVSAFSEKIDLTEPSTHKSLQLMLKQTAQDLILEEIFISGTRTPEGKQYIGDSYIKLYNNTDEILYADGLLILQSFFETNAKVQHSPNIIAEAFNVDAVQQIPGSGKDYPVLPYTSIIIATDAIDHREYNKNSIDLRQANFEIKKSDDDEDPDNPQVPNLNNILGELVLSNQGNKSFAIARLPKGMTASQYLAEYKYNYTYRETGMDFDIPQENYKIPNQWIVDAVNLAPKEEFQWLLTSEALDSGWTYSSEHQGDNGRYGMAVRRKVSNSEAGKIYYQDTNNSTVDFIPRVQASLIK
- a CDS encoding DnaJ domain-containing protein; this encodes MLKDYYEILGVHQTASLDEIKDAYKKLAKAFHPDKHQGDAFFSEKFKSLQEAYAVFTDPVKKQEYDAQWAEFQKSSKKRKGTKQNRTARPENKTERDTTPSSYSAADLPSLVDIYLEKKDKTLQVRKQYDALLASPKKKVVSWVKVAIAVAIIVLNFLLLNPYFGLLK
- a CDS encoding DUF4876 domain-containing protein, which gives rise to MKEAFTTEGIVQIPGDGTKYPVKPGEYIIIAEQGINHKEKNSNSVDLSKANFENFYPNMKDVDNPQVTNTIVLYEKLIFHNRGYRSYVIARLPKGMTSETFLKDYKYEYSYKTVAGIKTRDAMKIPNEWIVDAVNLCSKDDFKRIVTDPSLDSGWSYSGLNRNDKNRYGKSVRRKVLSENGGKPIFQDTNNSTDDFVITAPPTMFK